In a genomic window of Ralstonia insidiosa:
- a CDS encoding MFS transporter, giving the protein MQVTGSTGVTDLEQRTLRKVVWRLVPFLMVCYLLAFIDRGNVGMASLQMNHDLGLTASVFGFGSSLFFVSYFFFEVPSNLALQRYGARIWIARIMITWGLVSAATALVRGPASFYALRFLLGAAEAGFFPGVLLYLSYWIPATHRARIVATFMVAIPAASFIGSPISAALLQMDGFAGLRGWHWLFLLEGIPTVLLGIACLRLLTNRPEEAKWLSTEERNWLTNTLAGEARGPKKVAQMSLAKLFCNRYVLCLALVDVCASAAGSTLSVWQPQLLKSFGLTVMQTGLLNSVPYAVASVLMVYWGRRSDRLKERRWHTAIPMLLIGLGLFGTSLSGSLMPTMMMLCAVLVGAYSFKGPFWALASGMLSNCAAAAGLATINAIANLIGGGLMVNVYGWVKQSTGSYALALMPLAVLTLVSVATLLLLSRAKPEGQLLNKTETA; this is encoded by the coding sequence ATGCAAGTGACGGGCAGTACCGGTGTGACCGATCTCGAACAGCGCACCCTGCGCAAGGTGGTCTGGCGGCTCGTGCCATTCCTTATGGTCTGCTACCTGCTGGCTTTCATCGACCGCGGCAACGTGGGCATGGCCTCATTGCAGATGAACCATGACCTCGGGCTCACAGCCAGCGTGTTCGGGTTCGGCAGCAGCCTGTTCTTCGTGTCGTACTTCTTCTTCGAGGTGCCGAGCAACCTTGCGCTGCAGCGCTACGGCGCGCGCATCTGGATCGCGCGGATCATGATCACGTGGGGGCTGGTCTCGGCCGCAACGGCGCTGGTGCGCGGGCCGGCCTCGTTCTATGCGCTGCGCTTTTTGCTCGGTGCGGCAGAGGCGGGGTTCTTTCCCGGCGTGCTGCTGTATCTGTCGTACTGGATTCCGGCCACGCACCGTGCGCGCATCGTGGCAACGTTCATGGTGGCGATTCCGGCCGCAAGCTTTATCGGCTCGCCCATCTCGGCCGCGCTGCTGCAGATGGATGGCTTTGCCGGGCTGCGCGGGTGGCATTGGTTGTTCCTCCTCGAAGGCATTCCGACGGTGCTGCTGGGCATCGCCTGCCTGCGCTTGCTGACCAATCGCCCCGAAGAAGCCAAGTGGCTGTCGACCGAAGAGCGCAATTGGCTCACCAACACGCTGGCAGGTGAAGCGCGCGGGCCCAAGAAGGTCGCGCAGATGTCGCTGGCCAAGCTGTTCTGCAACCGTTATGTGCTGTGCCTGGCGCTGGTGGATGTGTGCGCGTCGGCCGCCGGCAGCACGCTGTCAGTGTGGCAGCCGCAGCTGCTCAAATCGTTCGGGTTGACCGTCATGCAGACGGGGCTGCTCAACTCGGTGCCGTATGCGGTGGCATCGGTGCTGATGGTCTACTGGGGCCGCCGTTCGGATCGACTGAAGGAGCGCCGCTGGCACACCGCCATCCCCATGCTGCTGATCGGGCTGGGTCTGTTTGGTACGTCGCTCAGCGGGTCGTTGATGCCGACCATGATGATGTTGTGCGCGGTACTGGTGGGCGCGTATTCGTTCAAGGGGCCGTTCTGGGCACTGGCCTCGGGCATGCTCTCCAACTGCGCGGCAGCGGCGGGGCTCGCCACCATCAACGCGATCGCCAACCTCATCGGCGGCGGCCTGATGGTGAACGTGTACGGGTGGGTCAAACAGTCCACCGGCAGCTACGCATTGGCGTTGATGCCGCTGGCCGTGCTGACACTGGTGAGCGTGGCGACGCTGCTGCTGTTGAGCCGGGCGAAGCCCGAAGGGCAGTTGCTGAACAAGACGGAGACGGCCTGA
- a CDS encoding MFS transporter, which yields MQMSHTLGTLRAARPSDGADVRAAATLPDADYQASERTLAKAFRRILPFIFACYVISYLDRTNVGFAALTMNKDLGLTAEQFGFGAGLFFIGYFLFEIPSNLIMQKVGARIWIARIMITWGLFSMATAFVVGPKSFAAARFLLGLAEAGFTPGIYLYFTHWFPGKWRAKVTAAFLVGIPVANMIGSPISGALLELGGLYGLRSWQWLLLIEGLPAVVLGIACLFVLADRPEKATWLSDDEKAVLARRLAMEQRDIASKHGASLRDAMTNWRVFVLAFINFCGIVGSIGVGLWMPQIIKQFGVEHAVVGWLTAIPYAMGAVVMLWWARMANRAQSCIPYVAGALVVAAVALAASTALDAPALKLAALCLTVSGILAFQATYWAIPSNFLTGRAAAGGLALIVSVGNLGGFVGPSMIGAIKQFSHGFTAPLLAVSAVLLIGALAIAWLGDPGADAGEAVAH from the coding sequence ATGCAAATGTCCCACACCTTAGGCACCCTGCGCGCCGCCAGACCCTCCGACGGCGCGGACGTGCGCGCAGCTGCCACGCTGCCCGACGCGGACTACCAGGCGAGCGAACGCACGCTCGCCAAGGCGTTCCGCCGCATCCTGCCGTTCATCTTTGCCTGCTATGTGATCAGCTATCTCGATCGCACCAACGTGGGCTTTGCGGCGCTCACGATGAACAAGGACCTCGGCCTGACCGCCGAGCAGTTCGGGTTCGGGGCGGGGCTGTTCTTCATCGGCTATTTCCTGTTCGAGATTCCGAGCAACCTCATCATGCAGAAGGTGGGTGCACGCATCTGGATCGCGCGGATCATGATCACGTGGGGCCTGTTCTCGATGGCCACGGCGTTTGTGGTCGGGCCCAAGAGTTTTGCAGCGGCGCGCTTCCTGCTGGGCCTGGCCGAGGCCGGGTTCACGCCGGGCATCTACCTGTATTTCACGCACTGGTTTCCGGGCAAGTGGCGCGCCAAGGTGACGGCCGCATTCCTGGTCGGCATTCCGGTGGCGAACATGATCGGCTCGCCGATTTCCGGTGCGTTGCTGGAACTCGGCGGGCTGTATGGCCTGCGCAGCTGGCAGTGGCTGCTGCTGATCGAAGGGCTGCCTGCCGTGGTGCTGGGTATCGCGTGCCTGTTTGTGCTGGCGGACCGTCCCGAGAAGGCCACGTGGCTGAGCGATGACGAAAAGGCCGTGCTCGCGCGTCGCCTTGCGATGGAGCAACGCGACATCGCCAGCAAGCACGGCGCGAGCCTGCGTGACGCCATGACCAACTGGCGCGTGTTCGTGCTGGCGTTCATCAACTTCTGCGGCATCGTCGGCTCGATCGGCGTGGGGCTGTGGATGCCGCAGATCATCAAGCAGTTTGGCGTCGAGCATGCGGTGGTGGGTTGGCTCACGGCCATTCCGTACGCGATGGGCGCGGTCGTCATGCTGTGGTGGGCGCGTATGGCGAACCGCGCGCAGAGCTGCATCCCGTATGTGGCGGGCGCGCTGGTGGTGGCAGCGGTCGCTCTGGCGGCCAGCACGGCGCTGGATGCGCCCGCGCTCAAGCTGGCGGCGCTGTGCCTGACGGTGAGCGGCATCCTCGCATTCCAGGCGACGTACTGGGCGATTCCCTCCAACTTCCTGACCGGCCGTGCAGCGGCCGGCGGCTTGGCGCTGATCGTTTCCGTGGGCAACCTGGGCGGCTTTGTGGGCCCGTCGATGATCGGCGCCATCAAGCAGTTTTCGCATGGCTTCACGGCGCCGCTGCTGGCGGTGTCGGCTGTGCTGCTTATCGGCGCGCTGGCCATCGCCTGGCTGGGTGATCCGGGCGCCGATGCGGGCGAAGCGGTCGCCCATTGA
- a CDS encoding amidohydrolase family protein, with protein sequence MRAFSRRQFLQMAGAGAVAAAMPAFAEADEVWSSGSDKPAFKLPAGAVDCHMHIYDDRFPSAPGTTLQPPNASIDQYRKVQARLGVQRNVVVTPSTYGTDNRCTLDALKRFGPNARGVAVVDTSVTDAQLTEMHAAGVRAIRFNLSYPGATTVDMLAPLAARIGAIGWHIELVVQGAKLPELEPHLRALPCPLVIDHIAHVPQPGGMQSDAMRTAQRLVDKGNTWITLSGPYVDSKTGAPAYADVEPVAKAFINMAPERMLWGTDWPHPTEKTHKPDDAALVDTMAVWIGRADWQEMIFVANPVKLYGFV encoded by the coding sequence ATGCGCGCGTTCAGCAGAAGGCAGTTCCTGCAGATGGCAGGTGCGGGTGCCGTGGCAGCAGCGATGCCAGCGTTCGCAGAGGCCGACGAGGTGTGGTCTAGCGGCAGCGACAAGCCGGCATTCAAGCTGCCGGCCGGGGCGGTGGACTGCCACATGCATATCTACGACGACCGCTTCCCCAGCGCGCCAGGCACCACGCTCCAGCCACCCAACGCGAGCATCGATCAGTACCGCAAGGTGCAGGCGCGCCTGGGCGTGCAGCGCAACGTGGTCGTCACGCCCTCCACCTACGGCACCGACAACCGCTGCACGCTGGATGCACTCAAACGCTTCGGCCCCAACGCGCGCGGTGTTGCGGTGGTCGATACGTCGGTCACCGACGCGCAGCTCACGGAGATGCACGCGGCGGGCGTGCGCGCCATCCGTTTCAACCTCAGCTATCCGGGGGCCACCACGGTTGACATGCTCGCGCCGCTGGCCGCGCGCATCGGCGCAATCGGGTGGCATATCGAACTGGTGGTGCAGGGCGCAAAACTGCCGGAACTGGAGCCCCATCTGCGCGCGCTGCCATGCCCGCTCGTCATCGACCACATCGCGCACGTGCCGCAACCGGGCGGCATGCAGTCCGACGCCATGCGGACCGCGCAGCGCCTGGTCGACAAGGGCAACACGTGGATCACACTCTCCGGTCCCTACGTCGACAGCAAGACCGGCGCCCCCGCCTATGCCGATGTCGAGCCGGTGGCCAAGGCCTTCATCAACATGGCCCCCGAGCGGATGCTGTGGGGCACCGACTGGCCGCATCCGACCGAGAAGACGCACAAGCCTGACGATGCTGCGCTGGTCGACACGATGGCCGTGTGGATCGGACGGGCCGATTGGCAGGAGATGATCTTCGTTGCCAATCCGGTCAAGCTCTACGGGTTTGTGTAA
- a CDS encoding ABC transporter substrate-binding protein — translation MHARRATVAVALAIASFFAHAQVSDDKVKIGFITDMSGVYADLDGPGGLEAIRMAVADFGGKVLGKPIEIVSADHQNKADVAASKAREWIDREGVDVLFAGPNSAAGLAMNRIAAEKKRVYINLGGGTPRLTNEECTPYTVHYAYDTNAHVRGTIGALRKQGVNSWYLLSVDYAFGKDMDAESRRVIAAGGGKVVGGTKHPLGAPDFSSYLLQAQSSGAQAVALANAGGDTINAIKAAKDFGLDKKMRVVGLVMTIDEIHSLGLQTAQGMQLIDPWYWNSSDAARKFGERFYAKYKKMPSALQAADYSATLTYLKAVQAAGTDDSDRVMAKLKSMKIDDMYTKGGYVRADGMMIHDIYLFEVKKPSESTRPWDYYKLAQTIPGEQAFNTLAESACPLVKR, via the coding sequence ATGCACGCACGCCGCGCCACGGTTGCGGTGGCCTTGGCCATCGCCTCCTTTTTCGCTCACGCACAGGTTTCCGACGACAAGGTCAAGATCGGCTTCATTACCGATATGTCCGGCGTCTATGCCGATCTGGACGGCCCCGGCGGGCTGGAAGCCATTCGCATGGCGGTGGCGGACTTCGGTGGCAAGGTGCTGGGCAAGCCCATCGAGATCGTCTCGGCCGACCACCAGAACAAGGCCGACGTAGCAGCCTCCAAAGCGCGCGAGTGGATCGACCGTGAAGGTGTGGACGTGCTCTTTGCCGGCCCGAACTCGGCGGCGGGCCTGGCGATGAATCGCATCGCGGCAGAGAAGAAGCGCGTATATATCAACCTCGGCGGCGGCACGCCGCGCCTGACCAACGAGGAGTGCACGCCCTACACCGTGCACTATGCGTACGACACCAACGCGCACGTGCGCGGCACCATCGGCGCACTGCGCAAGCAGGGCGTCAACTCGTGGTACCTGCTGTCGGTCGATTACGCCTTCGGCAAGGACATGGATGCCGAATCGCGCCGCGTGATTGCGGCGGGCGGCGGCAAGGTGGTGGGCGGCACCAAGCATCCGCTCGGCGCGCCGGACTTTTCTTCGTATCTGCTGCAGGCGCAGAGTTCGGGTGCGCAGGCCGTGGCGCTGGCCAATGCAGGCGGCGACACGATCAACGCCATCAAGGCCGCCAAGGACTTTGGCCTGGACAAGAAGATGCGCGTGGTCGGCCTGGTCATGACCATCGACGAGATCCACTCACTCGGCCTGCAGACCGCGCAGGGCATGCAACTGATTGACCCGTGGTACTGGAACTCCAGCGACGCCGCGCGCAAGTTTGGCGAACGTTTCTACGCCAAGTACAAGAAGATGCCGAGCGCCCTGCAAGCTGCCGATTACTCCGCCACGCTCACGTACCTGAAGGCCGTGCAGGCCGCCGGCACAGATGACTCCGATCGCGTGATGGCCAAGCTCAAGTCGATGAAGATCGACGATATGTACACCAAGGGCGGCTACGTGCGCGCTGACGGCATGATGATCCACGACATCTACCTGTTCGAGGTCAAGAAGCCGTCGGAATCGACGCGCCCGTGGGACTACTACAAGCTCGCGCAGACGATTCCGGGTGAGCAGGCGTTCAATACGCTGGCGGAATCAGCTTGTCCGTTGGTGAAGAGGTAA